In Anas acuta chromosome 5, bAnaAcu1.1, whole genome shotgun sequence, a single window of DNA contains:
- the GMFB gene encoding glia maturation factor beta isoform X4 encodes MSESLVVCDVAEDLVEKLRKFRFRKETNNAAIIMKIDKDKQLVVLDEEHEGISPDELKDELPERQPRFIVYSYKYQHEDGRVSYPLCFIFSSPVGCKPEQQMMYAGSKNKLVQTAELTKVCE; translated from the exons ATG AGTGAATCTCTGGTGGTTTGTGATGTTGCTGAAGACCTGGTggagaaactgagaaaattCCGGTTTCGTAAAGAAACCAACAATGCTGCCATTATAA TGAAAATCGACAAGGATAAGCAGTTGGTGGTACTGGATGAGGAGCATGAG GGTATTTCTCCTGATGAGCTAAAGGATGAACTGCCCGAGAGACAACCTCgat ttattgtgtatagTTACAAGTATCAGCATGAAGATGGAAGAGTTTCCTACCCGCTGTGCTTTATCTTCTCCAGTCCAGTTG GATGTAAGCCTGAACAGCAGATGATGTATGCGGGGAGCAAGAATAAGCTTGTACAGACAGCTGAACTCACTAAG
- the GMFB gene encoding glia maturation factor beta isoform X2, protein MSESLVVCDVAEDLVEKLRKFRFRKETNNAAIIMKIDKDKQLVVLDEEHEGISPDELKDELPERQPRFIVYSYKYQHEDGRVSYPLCFIFSSPVGCKPEQQMMYAGSKNKLVQTAELTKVFEIRNTEDLTEEWLREKLGFFH, encoded by the exons ATG AGTGAATCTCTGGTGGTTTGTGATGTTGCTGAAGACCTGGTggagaaactgagaaaattCCGGTTTCGTAAAGAAACCAACAATGCTGCCATTATAA TGAAAATCGACAAGGATAAGCAGTTGGTGGTACTGGATGAGGAGCATGAG GGTATTTCTCCTGATGAGCTAAAGGATGAACTGCCCGAGAGACAACCTCgat ttattgtgtatagTTACAAGTATCAGCATGAAGATGGAAGAGTTTCCTACCCGCTGTGCTTTATCTTCTCCAGTCCAGTTG GATGTAAGCCTGAACAGCAGATGATGTATGCGGGGAGCAAGAATAAGCTTGTACAGACAGCTGAACTCACTAAG GtatttgaaataagaaatacagaagacCTAACTGAAGAATGGCTGCGTGAGAAACTTGGCTTCTTCCATTAA
- the GMFB gene encoding glia maturation factor beta isoform X3: MSESLVVCDVAEDLVEKLRKFRFRKETNNAAIIMKIDKDKQLVVLDEEHEGISPDELKDELPERQPRFIVYSYKYQHEDGRVSYPLCFIFSSPVGCKPEQQMMYAGSKNKLVQTAELTKNALIG; encoded by the exons ATG AGTGAATCTCTGGTGGTTTGTGATGTTGCTGAAGACCTGGTggagaaactgagaaaattCCGGTTTCGTAAAGAAACCAACAATGCTGCCATTATAA TGAAAATCGACAAGGATAAGCAGTTGGTGGTACTGGATGAGGAGCATGAG GGTATTTCTCCTGATGAGCTAAAGGATGAACTGCCCGAGAGACAACCTCgat ttattgtgtatagTTACAAGTATCAGCATGAAGATGGAAGAGTTTCCTACCCGCTGTGCTTTATCTTCTCCAGTCCAGTTG GATGTAAGCCTGAACAGCAGATGATGTATGCGGGGAGCAAGAATAAGCTTGTACAGACAGCTGAACTCACTAAG